Part of the Solwaraspora sp. WMMA2065 genome is shown below.
CAGGCCGGCGACGACCGCCGCGACCAGCAACGCGGGGTACGGCAGCGCCTGCGCCACGGCCCAGAAGACGCCCTGGGCGGCGGCCGAGACGGCCAGCACCGGACGTAGTCCACGCCGGTCGACCAGCCGGCCCAGCACCGGTGCGCCGATCGCGGCCCCGACGGTCAACGCGGTACCGGCCAGACCAGCCGCGCCGTACCCCCGGCCCTGGTCCAGCACGACGTACAGGGTCAGCGCCACTCCGGCGGCGGTGTTCGGCATCCGGGCCAGCACCGACAGGGCGAGCAGCCGGGCCACACCGGGCAGCGCGAGCGCCTGCCGGTAAGGAGTCAGGTTCATCAGTCGGTGTTACCTCCGGCCGGCATCATGCCCGCCGGGTACGACGCCGGCCAGCCGATATCCGCGCCGGCCAGCCCGACCTGCGGTCCGGCCCCGGCCGGCGCGGTCAGGCCGGTGGCCGGTCAGGCCGGGCGCAGTACCGGGGAGCCGGTCAACGTCACCCCGGCGGCCCGCATCGCGTCCATCGCCACCTCGGTGGTGTCCCGGGCCACCCCGGCGGTCAGGTCGAGCAGTACGGTGGTGTCGAAGCCGGCCCGAGCGGCGTCCAGCGCGGTCGCCCGTACACAGTGGTCGGTGGCGATGCCGACCACATCGACCCCGGTGATCCCGCGTTCCCGCAGCCAGTCGGCCAGGCCGATGCCGTCGTCGCTGTGGCCCTCGAAGCCCGAGTACGCCGCCGCGTGCCGGCCCTTGCGGAAGACCGCCTCGATCCGGTCGACGGCCAGCCCGGGATGGAACTCCTCCCCGCCGGTGCCCACCACACAGTGCGCCGGCCAGGTGTCGACGAAGTCCGGCGGGTCGCCGAAGTGCGCGCCGGGATCGACGTGGTAGTCCTTGGTCGCCACCACGTGCCGCCACCGCCGCTGCGGCGCCTCGGCGACGCTCCGGGAGATCGCCGCCGCCACGTCGGTGCCGCCGCCCACCGCGAGCGAGCCGCCTTCGCAGAAGTCGTTCTGTACGTCAACGATGATCAGTGCCCGGTGCATGGTCGTCGTCCTCCTGCTGCTGGCTCCTGAACGGTCGGTCACCGGTCGCGCCGGTCGCGGCCCGGCGGTCACTGCTCGGCTGGCACGACGGTCACCGGGATGGTCGGGTCACCGGCGGACAGCTTCAGCCCTTCCCACGGTATCGAGATCAGGCAGTGGCGCAGGTGCTCACGGGACTCGGCGATGGTCGGCCGGGCCAGTGGCTCGCCTGCGGCGACAAAGGACCGTTGCAGCACCCGGTCGCCGTTGGACCGGTCCGGCACCCCCTGCGAGACGACGATCTCCTCGGTGGCGGTGCCGGTCGGCTTGTGCCGGCGTACCGCCACCTTGCGGCCCCCGACGGTGGCCTTGTTCTCGGAGCGCTTGACCACCGGCCGGCCGTCGACCTCGACCAGCTTGTAGACCAGCCGGGCGGTCGGCGCGCCGGAGCCGGTCACCACGGCGGTGCCGGCACCGTACATGTCGACCGGCTCGGCGGCGAGCGAGGCGATCGCGTACTCGTCGAGATCACCGGAGACTATGATCTTGGTCTCGGTGGCGCCGAGCGAGTCGAGCAGCTCCCGGGACTGTTGCGCCAGGACCGACAGGTCGCCGGAGTCGATCCGGATCGCTCGCAGGTCCGGCCCGGCGACCTCGATCGCGTTGCGGATGCCCTGGCTGATGCTGTAGGTGTCGACCAGCAGCGTGGTGTCCCGTCCGAGCGAGGCCACCTGGGACGCGAACGCGGCCCGTTCGTCGTCGTGCAACAGGGTGAACGCGTGCGCCGAGGTGCCCGCCGTCGGGATGCCGTACCGGGCACCCGCAGCCAGGTTGGACGTCGCCGCGAAACCTGCCAGGTACGCGGCCCGGGCAGCCGCCACCGCCGCCTCCTCGTGGGTGCGCCGCGAGCCCATCTCGATCACCGGTCGGCCACGGGCCGCGGTCACCGCCCGCGCCGCCGCCGCCGCGATCGCGCAGTCGTGGTTCAGCACCGACAGCACCAGAGTCTCCAGCAGGACGCACTCGGCGAACGTGCCGGAGACGGTGAGGATCGGCGAGTTCGGGAAGAACAACTCACCCTCGGCGTACCCGTCGACGTCCCCGGTGAACCGGTAGTCGGCCAGCCACTGTGCGGTGTCGGCGTCGACCACCGCACGGTCGCGCAGGTGGCGGATGGTCTGCGCATCGAAGCGGAAGTCCCGGATCAGGTCGACCAGCCGACCCGTGCCGGCGACCACACCGTACCGGCGACCGGTCGGCAGCCGCCGGGCGAAGACCTCGAACACACAGTGCCGGTGGGCGCTGCCGTCGGCCAACGCGGCGGCGAGCATGGTCAGCTCGTAGTGGTCGGTCAGCAGAGCGGGGCTGGAGCTGGTCACCCGGTTACTGTACGGCCGCCCGGCGGGTGCGGCCCGGCCCGGCCGGGCCCGGTGGCCCCCGGCTCGTCGGGCAGGGCGCGCAGCGCCTCGGTCAGCTCGGCACGCCCGGTCACGCCGAGCTTGCCG
Proteins encoded:
- a CDS encoding nicotinamidase; protein product: MHRALIIVDVQNDFCEGGSLAVGGGTDVAAAISRSVAEAPQRRWRHVVATKDYHVDPGAHFGDPPDFVDTWPAHCVVGTGGEEFHPGLAVDRIEAVFRKGRHAAAYSGFEGHSDDGIGLADWLRERGITGVDVVGIATDHCVRATALDAARAGFDTTVLLDLTAGVARDTTEVAMDAMRAAGVTLTGSPVLRPA
- a CDS encoding nicotinate phosphoribosyltransferase, with amino-acid sequence MTSSSPALLTDHYELTMLAAALADGSAHRHCVFEVFARRLPTGRRYGVVAGTGRLVDLIRDFRFDAQTIRHLRDRAVVDADTAQWLADYRFTGDVDGYAEGELFFPNSPILTVSGTFAECVLLETLVLSVLNHDCAIAAAAARAVTAARGRPVIEMGSRRTHEEAAVAAARAAYLAGFAATSNLAAGARYGIPTAGTSAHAFTLLHDDERAAFASQVASLGRDTTLLVDTYSISQGIRNAIEVAGPDLRAIRIDSGDLSVLAQQSRELLDSLGATETKIIVSGDLDEYAIASLAAEPVDMYGAGTAVVTGSGAPTARLVYKLVEVDGRPVVKRSENKATVGGRKVAVRRHKPTGTATEEIVVSQGVPDRSNGDRVLQRSFVAAGEPLARPTIAESREHLRHCLISIPWEGLKLSAGDPTIPVTVVPAEQ